The Achromobacter deleyi region CGGAGTGGGGCCAGCTGCCCATACCGCAGAAGCTGCTGAAGGAAGGCGTGCGCGACATGGTGCGGATATCGGACGCCCGCATGAGCGGCACCAGCTACGGCGCCTGCGTACTGCATGTGGCGCCCGAGGCCTACGTGGGGGGACCGCTGGCGCTGGTGAAGGATGGCGACCGCATCACGCTGGACGTGCCCGCCCGCCGCCTGGAACTGCTGATTTCCGAAGCCGAGCTGGCCGAGCGCCGCGCCGCCTGGCAGACGCCGCCTCCGCGTTTCGAGCGCGGATACGGTGTGCTGTACCTGAAGCACATCGGCCAGGCAGACACCGGCTGTGATTTCGATTTTCTTCAGAGCGAGACGCGCGCCACGGCCGCGGGCGAGCCTGAAATCCACTGACCCGATACCGGGCGCCATACTTAAAAAAAACAACGAGGAGACAACCATGCAACACAACAAGCAGCCTGCGCGCAGACGCCTGGCCATCCTGGCCGCGGCCGCATTGGGGACGATGGCCATGCTGCCGGGCGCCCTGATGGCGCAGACGGGAACGTGGCCCGCCCGGCAATTGAAGCTGGTCGTGCCTTTCCCCGCCGGCGGAAGCACGGATTCCGTCGGCCGCCTGCTGGCGGCGGAGCTGTCCAAGGAGTTGGGCCAGACCGTCGTCGTCGAGAACAAGGGCGGCGCCAACGGCAACATCGGCTCGGACGCCGTGGCCAAGGCCGAGCCCGACGGCTACACCCTGCTGCTCTCCGGCGTGGGGTCCAACGCCATCAGCTACGCGGTCTACCAGAACATGCCGTATCGCAACAGCGACTTCGCTCATATCTCGCTGCTGGCCACCGGCCCCAACGTGCTCGTCGCCAACAACGAGTTTCCCGGCAAGACCTTCGCCGACTTCATCAAGCTTGCGCGCGAGAATCCCGGCAAGTACACGCACGCAAGTTCCGGCAGCGGCTCCTCGGGCCATCTGGCCATGGAAATGCTGAAGCAGGATGCCAAGATCGATCTGGTCCACGTTCCCTACAAGGGCGGCGCGGCGGCCATCACGGACCTCATCGGGGGCCGCGTCTCGGTGCTGTTTCTGAACCAGGACGCGCTGCTGCCGCAGGTCGCCTCCGGCAAGGTGCGCGCGCTGGCGGTGGCCAGCGCGAAGCGCAACCCGGCTTATCCGGATACGCCGACGGTGGCCGAATCAGGCTACCCGGGCTTTTCCGCGGAGTCGTGGTTCGGCTTGTCCGCGCCCGCGAAGACGCCGCCCGCCGTGATCCAGCGCCTGAGCCAGGCGACGGTGAAGGCGCTGTCCTCGCCCGAGATCCGGCAGAAGCTGGAAAGCGTGGGCTTCGTGGTGGTGGGCGATGATCCGAAGTCATTCTCGGCTTTCGTCGACGCCGAGATCGCCAAGTGGGGCAAGGCAGCCAAGGCGTCGGGCGCCAAGCTGGATTGAACGGGCGGCCGGGCCGCGGCCCGGCGCTGATTTTGTTTTTTCAATATTGAAGGCAGCAATGAACTCACCTCTACCCAACCGTTTCCGGCAACGCATCCTGGCCCGCGAACGGCTCATCGGTTTCTGGATGTGCATGTCCAGCCACATCACCGCCGAGCTCGTCGGGCTGGCGGATTTCGACTGGCTGCTGCTGGACGGCGAGCATTCGCCCAACGAAGTGCCGATGTTCCTGCAGCAGCTGCAGGCCCTGCAGGGCAGCGCCAGCGCCGCGGTGGGCCGTCCGTCCTGGAATGATCCGGTCCAGATCAAGCGCCTGCTGGACATCGGCTTCTACAACCTGCTGATCCCATTCATCGAATCCGAGGCGGACGCGCGCCTGGCGGTCGCCGCCACGCGCTATCCGCCGCAAGGCATACGCGGCGTGGCGGGCGCGCAGCGCAGCAACCGCTATGGCACCGTGCCCGATTACCTGCAGACGATCAACGACAACATCTGCGTGCTGCTGCAGATCGAAAGCCGTCCGGGGATCGAGGCGGTGGACGAGATTGCATCGGTGGAAGGCGTGGACGGCGTGTTCATCGGACCGTCCGACCTGGCCGCGGCCTTGGGTCATCTGGGCAATCCGGGCCATCCCGAGGTGCAGGAAACCATCCGCCACCTGTACCAGCGCGTGTCGGCCCAAGGCAAGGCCGTGGGCATCCTGGCGCCGGCGCACGCGGATGCGCGCCGTTACCTGGACATGGGCATGCACTTTGTGGCGGTGGGCACCGATCTGGGCGTCTTCAAGCAGGCGACCTTCGCTTTGCGCGAGGCCTTCCCCACCTGAAGCGTATGGCGGCGAAGGCGCCCGGCAAAAGCCGGGCGTCTTCGTCTAGTCCTCCAGCGCCAGCAGCTCGCCGACCGTCTGGCGGCGGCGGATCAGACGGGCTTCGCCCTTGTCCAGCAGCACTTCCGGCGCCAGCGGGCGGCTGTTGTAGTTGGAAGACATCGACGAGCCGTAGGCGCCCGCATTGTGAAAGACCATGAAGTCGCCAATGCGAGGCTGCGGCAGCAGCTGGTCGGACATGACGCCGCCTTCGTCCTGCGTGAATACGTCTCCGGACTCGCATAGCGGGCCGGCCACGGCGATGCGCGTCTCGGGCACGCCCTGCGGCTGTCCGCCGTCCGGCGCATGCACCGAGATGCGGTGAAAGCTGCCATACATGGCCGGGCGCATCAGGTCGTTGAAGCCCGCGTCGACCAGCGCGAAGTCGCGCTTGGGGCGCCGGTTGATCGAGTGCACTTCCGACACCAGCACGCCGGCCTCGGCGACCAGGAAGCGGCCGGGTTCGATTTCCAGGCGGATGTCGTGGCCCAGATGCTGGGCGATGCGCTTGCGCGCCGCATCCCACTGCTCGAAATAGTGATCGCAGTCGATGCGCGGCTCGCCCTCGCGGTAGGGAATCGACAGGCCACCGCCGGCGGAAATGGCTTCGATGTCGTGATCAAGCGACTTCACCACGCTGACCATGGCGTCGCACACGCTGGACAGATGGCGGTAGTCGACGCCGGACCCGATGTGCATGTGAATCCCGACCAGCTTGAGCCCGTGGCGCCGCACGATGGACACGGCTTCGGCCAGATCGTCGATCCAGATGCCGTGCTTGCTTTGCGGGCCGCCGGTGTTGGTCTTGTTGCTGTGGCCGTGGCCAAAGCCCGGATTGATGCGCAGCCATACGCGATGGCCCGGGGAGGCCTGGCCGATGCGCGACAGCATGTCCAGCGAACCGGCATTGACCGTGATGCGGTGCTTGAGGACGGCGGCAAGCGTGGCGTGGTCGATCAGGTCGGCGGTGAAGACGATGCCTTCGGGTTCGCTCCGCGGCTGGAAGCCGGCCGCCAGGCTGCGTTCGATCTCGCCCAGGGATACCGCGTCCACGACCGCGCCTTCCGAGCGCATCAGGCGCAGGATATGCAGGTTCGAGCAGGCCTTCTGGGCGTAGCGGATGGTGTCGAAGCGGCGCAGTTGCGCGATGCGTTCGCGGATGACGGCGGCGTCGTACACCCATAGCGGCGTGCCGTGCTCGGCGGCGAGTTGGGTGAGTTGGCGCGGATCGAATGCCATGGCGTGCTGGACCTTGTTGGAGTGAAGCAAAGGCGGCATGATGCCCGGCCTTGGTCATCCAGTAAAATGCTTTGATTTTGACGATCAATTCATTTCTGATATGGGGTAGGAATGCTGACGCATCGGCATATCGAGGTTTTCCGCGCCGTGATGATCGCCGGCAGCGTGACCAAGGCCGCCGACCTGCTCAGCACGTCGCAGCCGACGGTCAGCCGGGAGCTCGCCCGCATGGAGCAGTCGATCGGCTTTGCGCTGTTCGAGCGGATCGCGGGGCGCCTGCGGCCCACCATGCCGGCGCTGGCGCTGTTTGAAGAGGTGCGGCAGTCCTATGCCGGGCTGGAACGGGTGGCGTCTGCCGCCGCGCGTTTGCGGGCGTTCCGGGGCGGGCAGCTCTCGGTGATCGCCTTGCCGGCGTTTTCCCATTCCATCCTGCCCGACGCCTTCCTGCGGTTTCATGGCCGGCATCCCGGGGTGAGCCTGTCGGTGGAAACGCAGGAATCGCCCCTGCTGGAGGAATGGCTGACCGCGCAGCGCTACGACCTGGGCCTGACCGAGCACGACACGGTGCCGGCCGGCACGCGGGTCGAGTTGCTGCTGCAAGTGGATGAGGTTTGCGTGTTGCCGGACGGGCATCCGCTGCTGGCGCGGCCGGCCATTGATTTGCCCGACTTCGAAGGGCATGCCTTTGTCAGCCTGTCTTCCAGCGATCCTTACCGCATCCAGATCGACGAGGCGTTTGCCGAGGCCGGGGTGCTGCGGCGATCCATCGTCGAAACGCCGACCGCCGTGTCGGTCTGCACGTTCGTGCGGCAGGGGCTGGGCCTGGCGATCGTCAATCCACTGACTGCGCTGGATTTCGCCGGACGCGGGCTGCACATCCGCCCCTTGACGCGCTCGTTTCCGTTTCGCGTCAATGTGGTGTTTCCGGAGCACCGGCCCGGCAATCCGCTGGTGGACGCATTCATGGCGTCGTTGCGCGCAGCGGGCAGCGCCATCGAGGGCAAACTGGCCGCCCGGCAGGGCGGCTAGGCGGCGTTGCGATCCCGCAATGCGTTCCCCGCAGTGCGTTCCTCGCAGCGCATTATTTTCAGGCAACAAAAAAGGATGCCCGAGGGCATCCTTCTTTATTTGCCGTATTCGTGACGCCCCAAAAAAGCAGGGGCGGCAGAATGGCTTAGGCCAGCGCCTTGATGGCGGCAGCCAGGCGGCTCTTGTGACGAGCGGCCTTGTTCTTGTGGATGATGTTCTTGTCAGCCACGCGATCGATCACGCTGGAGGCCTTCTGGAACACGTCGCCAGCCGCAGCCTTGTCGCCAGCGGCGATGGATTGGCGAACGCGCTTGATGGCGGTGCGCAGCATCGAGCGCAGGCTGGAATTGTGCTTGTTGCGCTCAACGGATTGGCGAGCGCGCTTGCGGGCTTGGGCGGTATTGGCCATGTTGCTATATAAGTTGAATTCGGCAAAGTCGAACATTGTAGCAAGTCCCTACGGGATTGCAAGCTTTTAATGTCGCTTCAACCGATGGAGCGCCCGTCAACCGGGCGGGGGGCGCTGATGGGAAGAATCCCAGGGCTGGAGAACCCTTGCGGATGGTCCTCATGAAAAGCCTTGAGGAAAACCCGCGGCGCCTACTGGATAAAAACACCGTAATGAGTATACAACGGAAGCGGTGCGCCGGCACAGCGCCATCGCTATCGTTGTCAGGTGGCGACGTTGATCGAAACGAACCAGGGCGTGAAGCGGCGGACGTGGATAGGCATCAGGTCCTGCAGGCTGTCCAGCGCCGCGTCGGTGTCGTCGAGCGGAAAGTGGCCGGTTACGGGCAAGCCGCCGGCTGCCATTGACACGCGCAGCGTACCGCTGCGATAGGGGCGCAGCGCCGCGATCACCTCGGTCAGCGGGCGGCCGCGGGCTTCGACCCAGCCGGATTCCCACGCGGCTTCGGCCATCAGTTCGGCGCGAGGCGTGTCCATGCGGAAGTTGTCGAAACGGGCGCCGGTGCCGGCGCGGATGGTGCCGTGGGCGCCGGCCATGGTTTCGACTTCGACTTCGTGTTCATGCACCACCACCACGGTGCGCTGGGCCTGCTGGCGCACCATGTAGCGCGTGCCCAGGGCGCGGACCGTGCCTTGCGCGGTCTGGACCAGGAACGGGCGGCGCGCGTCGGGCGCCACCGATACCGTGACCGCTCCGTCCAGCAGGCGGACCTGGCGATACGCCGGGGTGAAATCCAGGTTGACGCGGCTGCGCGCGTCCAGCAGCAGTTGGCTGCCATCGGACAGCACGTAGCGGCGGCGCTCGCCCGTGGCCGTGGCTGCGTCGGCGGCTACGTTGCTCAGCGGATAGAAGGCGTTGCCGACATAGGCGGCGAAGGCGCTGGTTCCGACGAGCGCAAGCGAGCCGGCCAGGAAGCGGCGGCGGGGCGGCACGATGGCCGGCGGAGGAGGGATCAGCGGCGGGGGGGCGCCGTCGGTGGCATACCCCGCAGGGTAGGCGTCGCCGAGCCGGCCGAACGTCGACCCCGCCAGCGTGCCCGTCAGCTGCTGCCAGGCGTCTTCATGGACAGGGTCGGCCGCGCGCCACGCCAGGAAGTCGTTATAGTCCTGCGCGGTTGCCTTGCCGGAGCGCAGCAACAGCAGCCAATTGATCACCTGGTCCGCCATGGGTTGTCCTTGGGCGTACTTCACTTCATGTTCCCGCGCGTATTGGCATGCGGGAGTCCTTTCGATGGGAATTTTTAAATCATAAAGGTTTTTTACCAAAGATTACGGCCCGCTTATCAATTCTTGACGAATTTAATGCGAAAAGCCGGCATAAAGGCCGGCTTTTGGACGGTAATGTAGCCTGAAATGCTGAAATTACCGCGTCGGGCGGCGTCCGAAGTCCCTAGGGCGAAAGCCAAACAGTAACAACATTCCGAAGTAGACCACACCGCTGGCGGCCAATACGCCGGCCAGCAGGGCGGCGCGCTGGCCGGCATGGGCCTGCAGCGCCAGCCAATCGATTCGCCCGTCGGCATACCAGAGCAGAGCGGCCAGCCCCCCCAGGGCCGGCAGCAGCCGTAGCGTGAACAAGGCCCAGCCGGGGGCGGGCTGGTAAAGGCCGCGCTGGCGCAGGCCGATCAGCAGCGCCAGCGCGTTCAGGCAGGCGCCCAGGCCGATGGCCAGCGCCAGTCCCGCATGCGCCATCACCGGGACCAGCACCAGGTTCATCAGCTGAGTCAGGATCAGCACGGCGATGGCGATCTTCACCGGGGTACGGATATCCTGCTTGGCATAGAAGCCAGGGGCCAGGATCTTGACGGCAAGCAGGCCGATCAGCCCGGCGGAATACGAGATAACCGCCAGCCGGGTCTGCAGCACATCCTGGGCGGCGAAGGCGCCATAGTGAAACAGCGTGGCGACCAGGCCATCCGACAGCAGCGCCATGCCCACCGCGGCGGGCAATCCCAGCAGCAGGACCAGCCGCAAGCCCCAGTCCAGCAGGGCGCTGTAGCCGCCGTGGTCGTCGCGCGCATGGGCCGCGGACAGGCTGGGCAACAGGACTGTGCCCAGGGCCACGCCCAGC contains the following coding sequences:
- a CDS encoding Bug family tripartite tricarboxylate transporter substrate binding protein, which encodes MQHNKQPARRRLAILAAAALGTMAMLPGALMAQTGTWPARQLKLVVPFPAGGSTDSVGRLLAAELSKELGQTVVVENKGGANGNIGSDAVAKAEPDGYTLLLSGVGSNAISYAVYQNMPYRNSDFAHISLLATGPNVLVANNEFPGKTFADFIKLARENPGKYTHASSGSGSSGHLAMEMLKQDAKIDLVHVPYKGGAAAITDLIGGRVSVLFLNQDALLPQVASGKVRALAVASAKRNPAYPDTPTVAESGYPGFSAESWFGLSAPAKTPPAVIQRLSQATVKALSSPEIRQKLESVGFVVVGDDPKSFSAFVDAEIAKWGKAAKASGAKLD
- the garL gene encoding 2-dehydro-3-deoxyglucarate aldolase, yielding MNSPLPNRFRQRILARERLIGFWMCMSSHITAELVGLADFDWLLLDGEHSPNEVPMFLQQLQALQGSASAAVGRPSWNDPVQIKRLLDIGFYNLLIPFIESEADARLAVAATRYPPQGIRGVAGAQRSNRYGTVPDYLQTINDNICVLLQIESRPGIEAVDEIASVEGVDGVFIGPSDLAAALGHLGNPGHPEVQETIRHLYQRVSAQGKAVGILAPAHADARRYLDMGMHFVAVGTDLGVFKQATFALREAFPT
- the lysA gene encoding diaminopimelate decarboxylase is translated as MAFDPRQLTQLAAEHGTPLWVYDAAVIRERIAQLRRFDTIRYAQKACSNLHILRLMRSEGAVVDAVSLGEIERSLAAGFQPRSEPEGIVFTADLIDHATLAAVLKHRITVNAGSLDMLSRIGQASPGHRVWLRINPGFGHGHSNKTNTGGPQSKHGIWIDDLAEAVSIVRRHGLKLVGIHMHIGSGVDYRHLSSVCDAMVSVVKSLDHDIEAISAGGGLSIPYREGEPRIDCDHYFEQWDAARKRIAQHLGHDIRLEIEPGRFLVAEAGVLVSEVHSINRRPKRDFALVDAGFNDLMRPAMYGSFHRISVHAPDGGQPQGVPETRIAVAGPLCESGDVFTQDEGGVMSDQLLPQPRIGDFMVFHNAGAYGSSMSSNYNSRPLAPEVLLDKGEARLIRRRQTVGELLALED
- a CDS encoding LysR family transcriptional regulator, translating into MLTHRHIEVFRAVMIAGSVTKAADLLSTSQPTVSRELARMEQSIGFALFERIAGRLRPTMPALALFEEVRQSYAGLERVASAAARLRAFRGGQLSVIALPAFSHSILPDAFLRFHGRHPGVSLSVETQESPLLEEWLTAQRYDLGLTEHDTVPAGTRVELLLQVDEVCVLPDGHPLLARPAIDLPDFEGHAFVSLSSSDPYRIQIDEAFAEAGVLRRSIVETPTAVSVCTFVRQGLGLAIVNPLTALDFAGRGLHIRPLTRSFPFRVNVVFPEHRPGNPLVDAFMASLRAAGSAIEGKLAARQGG
- the rpsT gene encoding 30S ribosomal protein S20 translates to MANTAQARKRARQSVERNKHNSSLRSMLRTAIKRVRQSIAAGDKAAAGDVFQKASSVIDRVADKNIIHKNKAARHKSRLAAAIKALA
- a CDS encoding FecR domain-containing protein — its product is MADQVINWLLLLRSGKATAQDYNDFLAWRAADPVHEDAWQQLTGTLAGSTFGRLGDAYPAGYATDGAPPPLIPPPPAIVPPRRRFLAGSLALVGTSAFAAYVGNAFYPLSNVAADAATATGERRRYVLSDGSQLLLDARSRVNLDFTPAYRQVRLLDGAVTVSVAPDARRPFLVQTAQGTVRALGTRYMVRQQAQRTVVVVHEHEVEVETMAGAHGTIRAGTGARFDNFRMDTPRAELMAEAAWESGWVEARGRPLTEVIAALRPYRSGTLRVSMAAGGLPVTGHFPLDDTDAALDSLQDLMPIHVRRFTPWFVSINVAT